A section of the Hemibagrus wyckioides isolate EC202008001 linkage group LG04, SWU_Hwy_1.0, whole genome shotgun sequence genome encodes:
- the ppp6r2b gene encoding serine/threonine-protein phosphatase 6 regulatory subunit 2, producing MFWKFDLHTASQVDKLLEKEDVTLAELLEEDDVLQECKAQNQRLLLFLSQDSCLQELINLIIHEPPSDREEKLRYKYANTACELLTCDVSVINDKVGGDNSLLNALYSFLEQDPPLNPLLASFFSKTFGNLIIRKTEQTISFLRKKEGFLGLVLKHMDASAMMDFLLRLISCVEPVQLRHEVLTWLDEEKLIQRLIELIDPHTDNERQSNVSQALCDIIRIGRDQAGLQELSESDPLLTTLELQQSVESLLKNMFEGEKSEVCIVNGTQVLLALLETRKSGVELIDPGSQALDQLYSVNNSILLGIEPHLEHYRHLLLDPPKKCSMLTTLGVLEEPFGNARLHACRLMASLLNTHAPRMHQELCRLDMINLLLDLFFKFTWNNFLHVQVEQCVSAILNQMAPDGAVEESPDPKGPENTHMDMAHTPHADAAMFSHQDLLTHLFQTCRLLQRILDAWEENDRTQSKGGMRRGYMGHLTRIANAVVQSVEKGAAQSHIMHLINGLPEDYGEHWQKFVDETLAETNKKNAVDLVFSDYQIQQMTANFVDQFGFNDDEFGEHDDGINAAFNRIGGIKCNLVDEGPSTGAFQPCTKGKIRPFDDADEEEDIWEDKEINYAAQVKSRTRFGVTSTLRSEVEGGALRRLGSPDLECFPDCKQILDNSRSEDRDKDSSLPQSPGWVASFEDDFNFKADFAGVAIDSGSGVWGSTTAPLNDGEDKGWATFTDFQPFCCSDSGARCSSPVDSENSDTQNQDKDVRGSAACVWSVCGARKAPLVASDSSSSGSDSEDEEERSDSTSDKENTTVCVDTKAEKTSYNRDADVKSSGVEAEPPPVTEQKAD from the exons ATGTTCTGGAAGTTTGACCTCCACACGGCGTCTCAGGTGGACAAGCTGCTGGAGAAGGAAGACGTGACGCTGGCGGAGCTGCTGGAGGAAGACGACGTGCTGCAGGAGTGTAAAGCTCAGAACCAGcgcctcctcctcttcctctctcaggaCAGTTGTTTACAGGAGCTCATCAACCTCATCATACACGAGCCTCCGAGCGACCGCGAGGAGAAACTGCGCTACAA gTACGCCAACACGGCCTGTGAGCTGCTCACGTGTGACGTATCGGTCATTAATGATAAAGTGGGCGGAGACAACTCTCTCCTGAACGCTCTTTACAGCTTCCTGGAGCAAGATCCGCCTCTAAACCCGCTCCTCGCCTCCTTCTTCAGCAAAACCTTCGGCAACCTGATCATCCGGAAGACCGAGCAG ACGATCAGTTTCCtgaggaagaaggaaggatTTCTCGGCTTGGTGTTGAAGCACATGGACGCGTCGGCCATGATGGACTTCCTGCTGCGTCTGATCAGTTGTGTGGAACCGGTTCAGCTCAGACACGAGGTTCTCACC tggctGGATGAAGAGAAGCTTATTCAGAGACTGATTGAATTAATTGACCCTCACACTGATAACGAG AGACAGTCAAATGTGTCTCAGGCTCTGTGTGACATCATCCGCATTGGTCGTGATCAAGCTGGACTGCAGGAGCTGTCAGAGTCCGACCCCCTGCTCACCACACTGGAGCt acagcAGAGTGTGGAATCTCTGTTAAAGAACATGTTTGAGGGAGAGAAGAGTGAAGTCTGCATTGTTAACGGGACTCAAGTTTTACTCGCTTTATTGGAGACTCGCAAATCAgg GGTGGAGTTGATAGATCCGGGATCTCAGGCCCTGGATCAGTTGTATTCTGTAAACAACAGCATCTTACTGGGCATCGAGCCACACCTGGAGCACTACCGCCATCTACTGCTCGATCCACCAAag AAGTGCAGCATGTTGACCACTCTCGGGGTTCTGGAGGAGCCGTTCGGGAACGCTCGACTTCACGCCTGCAGGCTGATGGCCTCTCTGCTCAACACTCATGCTCCCAGAATGCACCAGGAGCTCTGTCGACTCGACATGATCAACCTGCTGCTG GATCTGTTTTTTAAATTCACCTGGAACAATTTCCTCCATGTTCAAGTGGAGCAGTGCGTGTCGGCCATCCTTAATCAGATGGCACCGGACGGGGCGGTGGAGGAAAGTCCGGACCCGAAAGGACCCGAAAACACGCACATGGACATggcacacactccacatgcaGATGCAGCCATGTTCTCGCACCAGGATCTGCTCACACAT ctgtttCAGACCTGCAGACTGCTACAGCGGATTCTCGATGCTTGGGAGGAGAACGACAGAACACA gtccAAGGGTGGCATGAGGAGGGGTTACATGGGGCATCTGACCCGGATAGCAAATGCAGTGGTCCAGAGTGTGGAGAAAGGAGCTGCACAGAGTCACATCATGCATCTAATAAATG gtctACCTGAAGATTATGGAGAACATTGGCAGAAATTTGTGGATGAAACTTTAGCAGAAACCAACAAGAAAAACGCGGTGGATCTG gtcttTTCTGACTACCAGATCCAGCAAATGACGGCGAACTTTGTCGACCAGTTTGGATTTAACGATGATGAGTTTGGAGAACACGATGATGGCATCAA tgcAGCATTTAATCGCATCGGAGGAATTAAATGTAATCTGGTGGATGAAGGC ccgAGCACAGGGGCGTTTCAGCCCTGCACTAAGGGGAAGATCCGTCCGTTTGATGATGCGGATGAGGAAGAGGATATCTGGGAGGACAAAGAGATAAACTATGCAGCTCAAGTGAAATCTAGAACCAG GTTCGGCGTGACGTCGACGCTGAGGAGCGAGGTCGAGGGCGGGGCTCTGAGGCGCTTGGGGTCACCTGATCTGGAGTGTTTCCCAGACTGCAAACAGATTCTGGACAACAGCAGGAGCGAAGACCGAGACAAGGACAGCAGCCTGCCACAGA GTCCAGGTTGGGTGGCGAGTTTTGAGGACGATTTTAACTTTAAGGCAGACTTTGCGGGCGTGGCCATCGACAGCGGGTCAGGGGTGTGGGGCAGCACCACGGCTCCTCTGAATGACGGCGAGGATAAAGGCTGGGCTACGTTTACTGACTTCCAACCATTCTGCTG CTCAGACTCCGGGGCTCGCTGCAGCTCTCCTGTCGACTCGGAGAACTCCGACACACAGAACCAGGATAAAGACG tgagGGGCTCTGCAGCAtgtgtctggagtgtgtgtggagcgaGGAAAGCTCCTCTGGTGGCGTCGGACAGTAGCTCCAGCGGCTCagacagtgaggatgaggaggagaggAGCGATAGCACCAGTGACAAGGAGAACACTACAGTCTGTGTAGATACCAAGGCCGAAAAAACATCCTATAAccg CGATGCGGATGTAAAATCCTCGGGTGTCGAGGCTGAACCTCCTCCGGTGACGGAGCAGAAAGCAGACTGA